CGGATCGTGCGCCCCAAGGAAGACGGGCGGCAGGCGCACTTCTACACGGTGATCGCCCGGGACACGGTGGACCAGGAGTTCGCCGCACACCGGCAGCGCTTCCTGGCCGAGCAGGGCTACGCCTATGAGGTCATCGACGCCGAGGACCTGGAGGATCTGCAGGCGTCCAGGTAGACGGCGCAGCTGGGGGCATTGGCAACCGTCAGGGCCCGTGGCTTATAGGGTGGAAATGCGGCTCTTCGCGTTTAGGGGTGTGGTGGTGGGTGGGGGGTTTGCTACGTATCTGGGTCCGGCCTACATTCAGGCTGATTCAGCACTCGGCACAGGGGGTGCTGTGATGGCCTGGTATCCCATGAAAACGCCCAGCCGCGGGGGAACTGGGCACTCATCTCGGCGGCCCGGCCAACCCGGGCACCTGGTTACCGCCCCCACCACTTGCCAACCTAACCGATGCCGACCACTCGCGGCGAGGCGTCCGCGGGAACCGGACGCTTCAGCTTCGCCCTAGGGCCGTGAGCAGGAACCAAACAGGCCTCGATGCCAGAGGCCGGAGTCATCTACTACGCCGGTTCATGCTGTAGTACGCCACTTAGGTCTTTGTTGAAGGACTAAAAACCCTTCAACACAGGTCTAACCGGCGTAGCAGACACCGAAGGAGCGCACCCAACAGTCAACCGACGTAGCAGACGGCACCATGACGGAGCGAGCACCCAATACACCCCACACCCACCCAGCCACCACGCCCGAACAGCCAGTTTCACCGGAAGCTACTCGGCCACCACATGACATCCATCTACCCATATGAGAACGTTACCCTATGACGACATTCAGCCCCGTTTGGGCCGACGAACGTACCGAATACGTTCTCACCATCGACGGCGAACCAACTACACGAGTCTGGGTTGCCCACACACGCAAGGAGCGCAACACCGGCCTTCTGGGCACGGATGCCCTCGACGGCGCGTTGTGGATCAAGGCATGCAACTGGGTACACACCTTCGGCATGCACTACGCCCTCGACCTGGTTTATGTCGGGCGCCGCGGCCGCGTCGTCGCCGTCGCCACCACGCCACCGGGACGCCTTTGCCTTCCCCGGCTGACTGCGCACGCCACCGTGGAAATGCCCGCAGGTATGGCAGCCCAACTCAACATCACACGCGGAAGTGTCGTTGGCGTAAAAGCCCGCGCATAAATGCGGCGCACGGAGTCATTCCACACGCGTGACGCCTTGTAGTCGGCGGCTTGATTGACACCTCTCCGGCGCTCGTCCTGCCTGCTGCTAGTCGATCGTGGCGGTGAGCATCGTTTGCCAAGCAAAACTGGCTCTTCCGGTCGAGGCCGTGTTCGCCGAGTTCGGTCGAAATAACCATCGAGTTCGGTAGATATGACCATCGAGTTCGGTAGATATGACCATCGAGTTCGGTTGGCGGGGCCGGCGGGGCGGGGGAAGTGTCCAGAATCGGGGTGGTGGGGCGCCCCCTGGGGAGATCAACCCTGGGTTGGTTTCAGTGGTTTTGATGTCGTGCCGCCTTGGTGGCGGCAGCCCAATGTGCCGCTGTTTGGTGGGTGTGGGCTGTTGGCGTGTTCATTGGCGTGTGCCGGATGCCCAATCGTGGGAGTGCTGGGTGACGGATCGAAAGTGGAACGTACGGACTGTCTGGCCCTGTGCCCGGGGTCGGTGGCACCCATAGGCCCCCGGGCGATGGTGTGCAAGACGGCCGTTCATGTCGATTTTCGACCCCGGGGTGCGATTCACGACCACCCCGGGGTCGTAAACCACACCCCAAGGTCGAAAACCAGCACCTCACGCCCCACAGCACGCTCCACCGCAACAGCGACAGACCGCCCTCAAACACCAGGGGCCCCTCAAACACAGGAACAGCTTTCGGACATGGCAGACCACGCCCGAACACGGGACGGCGCCTTCGGACACCGGACGGCGCCTTTGGCCGCGGGAGAGTTCCGCCCGGACAGGCCAGAACACACCACCACACCACCAAACACGAAGGCACTTTATTGCCATTAATATCGTAGACAGTAAGACCCGGCTGGTCGTCACAGAGTAGATTCTCGGCCTGCGGCGTAGGACCGTAGGGAGCGGTCGGTGGACAGGGACTCCGCAGTCACCACGCCCGCGGCCAACGCCGATGCCTCCGCCGGTACCGCGGATCGTGAGGCCCGGGCTGAGGCCATCTCCTCCGGATCAAAGGTGCCGATACCCAGGGGAGTGTCGTCGGAATCAGAAGAGCACGCCACCAGGGGCGGGCAGGCCAGCAGCAGCACCAGCGCGCCTGCGGCAGCACACGCAGTCCGGGTGAGCCAGTCAGGAAACGAGCCATGGGCAACCACGATATGGCCGGAAACGATATGCAGGCCGCCGGCCGGGTGAGCCAGTCAGGAAACGAGCCATGGGCAACTCCTCGCACGTACGGGCCTCACGCGCCTCCTGGACGGTGGCGGCCTTAGCGGTCGGGCAACTCCTCGCGCGTATGAGCCTCACGTCATCAGGATCTTGTGTGGTCTCCCACGCCCATATGTCACGCGCAAGCAACCTGGCGGTCCGCAGACGTCTTGCGCAGCTCTTGACCGCGCACTATCGAGGACTGCATCGTTCGCATTGAAACGGTCCACCGCAGTCACCCACTCGCACCTCAGCTTCCTGCTGCGGCACAGACCGAACCAGGACGCTCCATGACCGACTCGACCACCGACTCTCCGGCAACCGACGCTACGCCGACTCCAGCCGCCCACGCCACCGCTCCGACTGCCGCGGCCGCCCCTGCCGCCGTCCCGCCCGCATCCAGTTGGACCGTCTAACTGCCGTGGGACCGTCTAACTGCGGTGGGACCGTCTAACTGCGGTTGGACCGTCTCAGCCGCACTCTCAGACGGTCCAACTGAAGAAACGCGGTCCAACGGCAGAAACGCGGTCCATCTGGAGGAGCGGGGCCCGGACCGAGGAGGCCGACGGCAGACCCTCCCCGCGACACACCGACCCAAGACACCACGTTCGCGCTGATGACCCGTAATGGTTCAGTGCGCGCTGGGGCGCGGCGCCCGTGTCCGGCCGATGAAGTCGCGGTCGACCGCCGCAGGACGTTGTCGGACGGACAAGGACGAGTTCAGGCCGACGAGGACATTGCCGGGCCAGACGGGTCGTTGTCGCTGCCGGGTGGGGGCGCCCGAGGACGTGGGTTAGACCTACAGGACGCGGGCTGGCCGCCGAGGACACCCCTTGACTCACGCCCCACGCCTGAACTACAGTAACGCATATTGAAACGGTTCACACCGCCGTCAACGCCTCGCCTCCGTGCCGCGGCACAATCCGAACAAGGACGTTCTATGACCGACTTCCCGACCACCGACCTTCCGGCAACCGGCGTCCCGCCTACCCCGGCCGTCGACGCTGCCGCTTCGGCTGCCGGGGCCGCCTCCGCCGTCATCCCAACCGCCTTGGCCGAGCTGCTGGACACCACCTCGGCCCGCTCCTCCCGCCGCTGCTGCTTCCTGCTACACGTGCGCCCTGACCGGCTCACCGAGTACGTCGAGGTCCACCAACACGTGTGGGAGGAGATGCGCCAGGCCCTGACCCGCTGCGGATGGCGTAACTACTCGCTATTCCTGCGCCCCGAGGACGGGCTCGTCGTCGGCTATTTCGAGTCCGACGACGTCGACGCCGCCCAGGCCGCCATGGGCGATGAAGAGGTCAATACCCGCTGGCAGGCGGAGATGGCCCAGT
This genomic stretch from Actinomyces qiguomingii harbors:
- a CDS encoding DUF192 domain-containing protein, with the translated sequence MTTFSPVWADERTEYVLTIDGEPTTRVWVAHTRKERNTGLLGTDALDGALWIKACNWVHTFGMHYALDLVYVGRRGRVVAVATTPPGRLCLPRLTAHATVEMPAGMAAQLNITRGSVVGVKARA
- a CDS encoding L-rhamnose mutarotase, with protein sequence MTDFPTTDLPATGVPPTPAVDAAASAAGAASAVIPTALAELLDTTSARSSRRCCFLLHVRPDRLTEYVEVHQHVWEEMRQALTRCGWRNYSLFLRPEDGLVVGYFESDDVDAAQAAMGDEEVNTRWQAEMAQYFVQPDGGTNEILPQYFYLP